A window of Leishmania mexicana MHOM/GT/2001/U1103 complete genome, chromosome 3 genomic DNA:
ATACGCAAGAAAAGCGCAACAGAAAAGCACAGTGTACTAATCACTTTCACCTCATGTACCGTCTATCCAGCTCCACGTTTGGCAGGCTGATGACAATGCGAGGCAACACTTCATGAAGACCGCAGTTGCGTctgccactgcagcagaAACTGTCAGTCACGCTTCGTTCTTTTTCTATTTGTTCATTTTGATGAATTGATAGCTTTGCCGGCATTTGACTTCACCATAGTTCACGACACAGACAAACAGAAACAAAAGAGATCATGCATCGCACTCAAGATCCTTCCTTaccgaaaaaaagaaaaaaaaacacaagtTACCGCTGATGAAAGcacaaacgaaaaacaaaCTTCCCATtacatttttttttgatttCCTCATTACACCTTATTTATTTTTAGAACAGTTTCTCTTTCccatccttttttttgcttggCATACCTATTTACTTTCATCTCTGTATTAGTCAGCATcctcatcatcatcgtcaTCCCCATCAAAGCCCTTCTTGCCCtcgtctgcgtcgccgtGAGGCTGCGGAGGTGTCACCACCTTCAGCTGGCCACCGCGCTTCTTGATTTCCGCCGTCATCGCCTCTATTGCCTCCTTCATTCGCTGAATACCCTCTTCCTTCATatccgtgcgcgcgcggATGCCGTATTTGGGGGGCCCGATGATGTTGACGGATAGGTGGATCTGGGGATCGCTGCCCTCGCCGTAGCTGCGGCCAAGAATGAGGACGTCGCGGATCGCCTCCACACCATCACATGCAAAGCAGGTAATCTCAACTTCGGCAAAGAGCGTCAAAACCTTCAGCCGCATCGCGTTCTTTAGCGTCAACATCAGGCAGTCTGATACTGCTTTGTCGAGATTCAGCGGACCAAGAATGCGCTCCACGTCTTCCGTTTGGTTCAGCTCGTAAAGCCACGTCCACGCGTGCTTGCCCGGTTCCCGTTGGTAAAGCGGATAGGCGATCATTTCCATTGCATCCATAGCGGGGATGTCGCACAGCTCAGCGACATGGCAAACAATGGAGCGAACTTCGTTTCCCTGGCGGAAGTGTGCTTCGCATGCCTTTGCTTCGTTGGGCGTCACCAGCTTCTTTGACAAGTCAATGTAACCCTTGTCCTTGTCGATACGGATCACCTGCGCGGGCTCGGTACGGCCTACCTTTATCAGCTTTCCCATCGAGCGCACACGGCGCCTAGTCACCTCCGTGTACGGAATAATGCCCTCGCGTTTGCCGTactcgagcagctgcactACGGCGGACGTGTCATTCACCTGGGTGATTTTTACCCACACGACGTCATTGATCTTCGGCATCGTTTCCACGTAGAACGGGATGTCCTTGCCATCCCACGAGGTGATGCCCAGGCACCCACAGACAAACTTTTGCTGGCGCT
This region includes:
- a CDS encoding elongation initiation factor 2 alpha subunit,putative, translating into MASYCVTDSPETVDYKTKCCCRTTDNVYYAVPKEYFRLNQSLARRKLLLAEPFPVPVDCKTLDHLLVLLEKATILSAQVVEGETKGSNNERPEWMRDLNKRQQKFVCGCLGITSWDGKDIPFYVETMPKINDVVWVKITQVNDTSAVVQLLEYGKREGIIPYTEVTRRRVRSMGKLIKVGRTEPAQVIRIDKDKGYIDLSKKLVTPNEAKACEAHFRQGNEVRSIVCHVAELCDIPAMDAMEMIAYPLYQREPGKHAWTWLYELNQTEDVERILGPLNLDKAVSDCLMLTLKNAMRLKVLTLFAEVEITCFACDGVEAIRDVLILGRSYGEGSDPQIHLSVNIIGPPKYGIRARTDMKEEGIQRMKEAIEAMTAEIKKRGGQLKVVTPPQPHGDADEGKKGFDGDDDDDEDAD